In Myxococcales bacterium, the following proteins share a genomic window:
- a CDS encoding ABC transporter ATP-binding protein: MATDVVLEHLSRRFAGSERPAVDDVSLTVEAGEVVSLVGPSGCGKSTTLRMVAGLDFPDSGRVSIGGKDMTRVPPQARDVAMVFQGFALYPHMRVREIMAFPLKMRGVRAAEREATVQKTADLLGIGGLLERRPGQLSGGEQQRVAMGRAIVRKPAVFLFDEPLSNLDAALRAELRVELGKLLRRLEATALYVTHDQAEAMTLSSRIAVVRAGRLEQVDTPRRIYEAPATAFVAGFFGAPPMNLIDATRTGERLRAGAFELAAPADAPAKLILGIRPEHIRVGVEAEALTMRAPGKISLSEPHGSETHLEVLSESVALRVKVSGFEAPAVGSSVTIGFDRKHVHWFDRETGKAT; this comes from the coding sequence ATGGCCACTGACGTCGTCCTCGAGCACCTGTCACGCCGCTTCGCAGGCAGCGAGCGCCCGGCCGTCGATGACGTGAGCCTCACGGTCGAGGCAGGCGAGGTCGTCAGTCTGGTCGGGCCGAGCGGCTGCGGCAAGAGCACGACGTTGCGCATGGTCGCGGGTCTGGACTTCCCCGACAGCGGTCGGGTGTCGATCGGCGGCAAGGACATGACCCGGGTCCCACCGCAGGCCCGAGACGTCGCGATGGTGTTCCAGGGTTTTGCCCTCTACCCACACATGCGCGTGCGTGAGATCATGGCGTTCCCGCTCAAGATGCGCGGGGTGCGCGCGGCGGAGCGCGAGGCGACGGTGCAAAAGACCGCCGACCTGCTCGGCATCGGTGGACTGCTCGAGCGTCGCCCGGGCCAACTCTCGGGAGGCGAACAGCAGCGGGTCGCCATGGGTCGCGCGATCGTGCGCAAACCCGCCGTGTTTCTGTTCGACGAACCGCTCTCCAATCTGGACGCGGCGCTCAGAGCCGAGCTGCGCGTCGAGCTCGGCAAGCTGTTGCGACGCCTCGAGGCAACGGCGCTGTACGTGACCCACGATCAGGCCGAGGCCATGACGCTGTCGAGTCGCATCGCCGTCGTGCGCGCGGGGCGGCTCGAGCAGGTGGACACTCCACGACGGATCTACGAAGCGCCTGCCACCGCGTTCGTTGCGGGGTTCTTCGGCGCTCCGCCCATGAACCTGATCGACGCCACCCGCACCGGCGAGCGGCTTCGGGCGGGTGCCTTCGAGCTCGCCGCCCCGGCCGACGCCCCGGCCAAGTTGATCTTGGGGATCCGCCCCGAACACATCCGGGTCGGAGTCGAGGCAGAGGCCCTGACAATGCGCGCTCCCGGCAAGATTTCCCTGTCGGAGCCCCATGGCAGCGAGACCCATCTCGAGGTGCTCTCCGAGTCGGTGGCGTTGCGCGTGAAGGTCAGCGGTTTCGAGGCACCGGCGGTCGGCAGCAGCGTGACGATCGGGTTCGATCGAAAGCACGTGCACTGGTTCGATCGCGAGACCGGGAAAGCCACGTGA
- a CDS encoding acyl-CoA thioesterase: MSRSERFANDLIQGAAQSLVAQTRRVRFQDVDAAGTVFFPKVLEYMSDAYLELLLAAGLDVPGLLERREAAAPLIHAEADYLAPLRFGDAVVVEVVLARIGGASTGYGYRIRRADDNKVAALGQTVHVWVNARTFTPVPVPDALRQYLTGRAGVTHG, encoded by the coding sequence ATGAGCCGAAGCGAGCGATTTGCCAACGACCTGATCCAGGGAGCAGCCCAGAGCCTCGTCGCGCAGACTCGGCGGGTGCGGTTCCAGGACGTGGACGCCGCGGGGACGGTCTTCTTTCCCAAGGTCCTCGAGTACATGTCGGACGCGTACCTCGAGCTCTTGCTCGCAGCGGGGCTCGACGTGCCCGGGCTGCTCGAGCGCCGGGAGGCCGCGGCACCGCTGATCCACGCCGAGGCCGACTACCTGGCGCCGCTCCGCTTCGGTGACGCGGTGGTGGTCGAGGTCGTCCTCGCGCGCATCGGCGGTGCCAGCACCGGCTACGGGTATCGGATCCGGCGCGCCGATGACAACAAGGTCGCGGCGCTGGGCCAGACCGTCCACGTCTGGGTGAACGCCCGAACCTTCACTCCAGTCCCGGTCCCCGATGCGCTGCGACAGTATCTGACGGGGCGTGCTGGCGTCACTCACGGCTGA
- a CDS encoding adenylate/guanylate cyclase domain-containing protein has translation MDHILQAERAVTPDSERRKVTLLFADIRGFTSLSENMRPEDVVALLNEYFERMIEVIFRNHGTLDKFLGDGLMVIFGAPEHDDHQEENAIRAALEMQAEMRALSAAWQELGRKEVRIGIGIHSGYAVVGSVGSQRRMEYTAIGDCVNLASRLESATKEFGVDILVSDFTHAAARNGFTYKALGPVVVKGRKDAVNVFAVEGFSFSRRPPPAS, from the coding sequence ATGGATCACATTCTCCAGGCTGAGCGTGCGGTCACGCCCGACAGCGAGCGAAGGAAAGTCACTCTGCTCTTTGCTGACATCCGAGGCTTCACGTCCCTCTCCGAGAACATGCGCCCCGAGGACGTGGTAGCCCTGCTCAACGAGTATTTCGAACGGATGATCGAGGTCATCTTTCGCAATCATGGAACGCTCGACAAGTTCCTCGGCGACGGGCTGATGGTCATCTTCGGTGCTCCCGAGCACGACGACCACCAGGAAGAGAACGCCATCCGCGCCGCGCTCGAGATGCAGGCCGAGATGCGGGCGCTCAGCGCCGCGTGGCAGGAGCTCGGCCGGAAGGAAGTGCGCATCGGGATCGGAATCCACTCGGGTTATGCCGTTGTCGGCAGCGTGGGTTCCCAGCGCCGCATGGAGTACACGGCGATCGGCGACTGTGTGAATCTTGCTTCGCGTCTGGAATCGGCGACCAAGGAGTTCGGTGTCGACATCCTCGTGAGCGACTTCACCCACGCAGCGGCCAGGAACGGTTTTACATACAAAGCACTGGGGCCCGTCGTCGTGAAGGGGCGCAAGGACGCGGTGAACGTCTTCGCCGTGGAAGGGTTCTCGTTCAGTCGACGCCCGCCGCCCGCGAGCTGA
- a CDS encoding SGNH/GDSL hydrolase family protein, with amino-acid sequence MELDLLSLKRALVLSAAIAGAACAGGGAAVATGPTATPSAAPPSAATPSAVPSVMPVATAPPTEVDAGAELTKDAAPPETPPTPPPLPEPPPLPEGTVVLHIGDSMAGALGVALNAELKQHNVRGMLRFKVASYIPGWAGGLELPLHLSQLKPDLVLITLGTNEVKMPDPTQRAPLVRKIVKMIGDRPCVWIAPPVWTVEKGLYQVIRDNLAPCRYMDTELVYPEMPRLNDKIHPTIGARKEWAKRVVAWLLKERRPTEGKPWALAPE; translated from the coding sequence ATGGAACTCGACCTGCTGTCCTTGAAACGCGCGCTGGTGCTGAGCGCCGCCATCGCGGGAGCTGCCTGCGCGGGCGGCGGAGCTGCGGTTGCAACGGGCCCGACCGCGACGCCGAGCGCTGCGCCGCCGAGCGCTGCGACGCCCAGTGCTGTGCCGAGTGTGATGCCGGTGGCAACCGCACCACCCACGGAAGTGGACGCGGGCGCCGAGCTCACGAAGGACGCCGCGCCGCCGGAGACGCCGCCAACGCCGCCACCTCTGCCCGAGCCGCCTCCGCTCCCGGAGGGTACGGTGGTGTTGCACATCGGGGACTCGATGGCGGGCGCCCTCGGCGTTGCACTGAACGCCGAGCTCAAGCAACACAACGTCCGCGGCATGCTCCGCTTCAAGGTGGCAAGTTACATCCCTGGCTGGGCGGGTGGGCTCGAGCTGCCGTTACACCTCTCCCAGCTCAAGCCGGATCTGGTGCTCATCACGCTCGGCACGAACGAGGTGAAGATGCCTGATCCAACTCAACGCGCGCCGCTGGTGAGGAAGATCGTGAAGATGATCGGCGATCGCCCGTGTGTGTGGATCGCGCCGCCGGTATGGACCGTGGAAAAGGGCCTCTACCAGGTGATTCGCGACAACCTCGCACCGTGCCGTTACATGGACACGGAGCTCGTGTATCCGGAGATGCCGCGCTTGAACGACAAGATCCATCCGACCATCGGCGCCCGGAAAGAGTGGGCGAAGCGCGTGGTCGCGTGGCTCTTGAAGGAGCGACGCCCGACCGAAGGCAAACCCTGGGCGCTCGCGCCGGAGTGA
- a CDS encoding SUMF1/EgtB/PvdO family nonheme iron enzyme — translation MLRLFQRLGGRRSRHATCSVLLGVTALACRSADKSSPAPVGASQSPGSVAPASTAAPPPSTGAAEVADAGDAGGVPARAAGCPDDMARIAGGSFKSGTDSPGAAPEETPRFETELGTFCLDLTEVTVDAYAACVKSEKCTPSHPEGRFCNVRFPDRGQHPINCVDWRQSRAYCEARGRRLPTELEWEYAARGGDDYRAYSWGNEPPEGRTCWKHVGGSCQVKQFPAGAFGLYDMIGNVWEWTEDWFGDYPWPATHGTNKVYRGGSWSRRFEKWMSPKLRNRWPPGQLGSHLGFRCALTPTDAHCPFGKTPDGTRCEGGVRTASCVGRLKWNGLRCALPGEPECPAGTEKRAGHGCVLALDVTGPAPEVGASPVGRVRTPEFDADCQQNKPGRPNAYRYSGGTHHARNQVSGAAGCANRDVGVGWNSTCCP, via the coding sequence ATGTTGCGTTTGTTTCAGCGGCTCGGCGGGAGACGGTCTCGCCATGCAACCTGCTCCGTGCTCCTCGGCGTAACGGCCCTCGCGTGCAGGTCGGCCGACAAGAGCTCACCGGCGCCGGTCGGCGCGAGCCAGAGCCCGGGCAGCGTGGCTCCGGCCTCGACTGCTGCGCCCCCGCCGTCGACGGGAGCCGCCGAGGTCGCGGACGCTGGCGACGCAGGTGGAGTTCCCGCACGCGCCGCTGGCTGTCCCGACGACATGGCTCGGATCGCCGGCGGTTCCTTCAAGTCCGGCACCGATTCACCGGGAGCGGCGCCCGAGGAGACGCCGCGCTTCGAGACCGAGCTCGGTACGTTCTGCCTCGATCTCACCGAGGTGACGGTGGACGCCTACGCCGCCTGTGTGAAGAGCGAGAAGTGCACGCCGTCCCACCCGGAGGGTCGCTTCTGCAACGTGCGGTTTCCCGACCGCGGGCAGCATCCGATCAACTGCGTCGACTGGAGACAGAGCCGCGCGTACTGCGAGGCCCGAGGCCGCCGACTGCCCACCGAGCTCGAGTGGGAGTACGCCGCTCGCGGGGGCGACGACTATCGAGCTTATTCCTGGGGCAACGAACCGCCCGAAGGGCGCACGTGCTGGAAACACGTGGGTGGCTCTTGCCAGGTGAAGCAGTTTCCGGCGGGGGCGTTTGGCCTCTACGACATGATCGGCAACGTCTGGGAGTGGACGGAGGATTGGTTTGGCGACTACCCGTGGCCGGCGACCCATGGCACGAACAAGGTGTATCGCGGGGGCAGCTGGAGCCGGCGCTTCGAGAAGTGGATGAGCCCGAAGCTTCGCAACCGCTGGCCGCCGGGACAGCTCGGCTCACACCTCGGGTTTCGTTGTGCGCTGACGCCCACCGACGCGCATTGTCCCTTCGGCAAGACCCCCGATGGGACCCGCTGTGAAGGCGGAGTCAGGACCGCGTCGTGTGTTGGGCGCCTGAAGTGGAACGGTCTGCGCTGCGCGCTGCCCGGTGAGCCCGAGTGCCCGGCGGGGACGGAAAAACGAGCTGGGCACGGCTGTGTCCTCGCGCTCGACGTCACGGGCCCCGCGCCGGAGGTCGGCGCATCGCCGGTGGGCCGCGTGCGCACCCCGGAGTTCGACGCTGACTGCCAGCAGAACAAACCCGGTCGGCCAAACGCCTACCGATACAGCGGGGGCACCCACCACGCGCGAAACCAGGTGAGCGGAGCTGCGGGATGTGCCAATCGTGACGTCGGAGTCGGATGGAACTCGACCTGCTGTCCTTGA